In the Myxococcus fulvus genome, one interval contains:
- a CDS encoding SRPBCC family protein: MGHRFDMDMGPWGRQRCEVLAVEPERLFRIQFALNTTITWTLVSEGTGTRLELTHEGFDLDSPMGRRAFEGMKPGWPGVLARIAPVADAL, encoded by the coding sequence GTGGGCCACCGCTTCGACATGGACATGGGCCCGTGGGGCAGGCAGCGCTGCGAGGTGCTCGCGGTGGAGCCCGAGCGGCTGTTCCGCATCCAGTTCGCGCTGAACACCACCATCACCTGGACGCTGGTGTCGGAGGGGACGGGGACGCGGCTGGAGCTGACGCACGAGGGCTTCGACCTGGACTCGCCGATGGGCCGCCGCGCCTTCGAGGGGATGAAGCCCGGATGGCCGGGCGTGCTCGCGCGCATCGCGCCGGTGGCTGACGCGCTCTGA